A single Desulfovibrio piger DNA region contains:
- the gdhA gene encoding NADP-specific glutamate dehydrogenase: MSYAQRVIEGLKQKYASEPVFLQAVEEVLMTLQPLLDKDAKYEKNKILERITEPERIISFRVEWVDDKGEIQVNRGYRVQYNSAIGPYKGGLRFHPSVNLGILKFLGFEQIFKNSLTGLAIGGGKGGSDFDPKGKSENEVMRFCQAFMTELHRHIGATIDVPAGDIGVGGREVGYMFGQFKRLTRSYEGVLTGKNLLFGGSLARTEATGYGAVYFAQNMLEDRGENLEGKVCAVSGAGNVATYCCEKLLQLGARPVTVSDSRGMIYDPEGIKVDVLKQVKEVERASLTRYAELVPTAKHTPVAEYPEGRNAVWSVPCFAAFPCATQNELNLADAKTLLANGCKCVAEGANMPSTLDAVHAFLEAGIAYGPAKAANAGGVATSQLEMQQNAGMQSWTFETVDGKLKDIMGNIYKNAAATAKEFGQPDNLVLGANIAGFRKVADAMIAQGVC, from the coding sequence ATGTCTTACGCTCAACGAGTCATTGAAGGCCTGAAACAGAAGTACGCCAGCGAACCTGTCTTCCTCCAGGCCGTGGAAGAAGTGCTGATGACCCTCCAGCCCCTGCTGGACAAAGACGCCAAGTACGAGAAGAACAAGATCCTCGAGCGCATCACCGAGCCCGAACGCATCATCAGCTTCCGTGTGGAATGGGTGGACGACAAGGGTGAGATCCAGGTCAACCGCGGCTACCGCGTGCAGTACAACTCCGCCATCGGCCCCTACAAGGGCGGCCTGCGCTTCCATCCCAGCGTGAACCTGGGCATCCTCAAGTTCCTGGGCTTCGAACAGATCTTCAAGAACTCCCTGACCGGTCTGGCCATCGGCGGCGGCAAGGGCGGCTCCGACTTCGATCCCAAGGGCAAGTCCGAGAACGAAGTCATGCGTTTCTGCCAGGCCTTCATGACCGAGCTGCACCGCCACATCGGTGCCACCATCGACGTGCCCGCCGGTGACATCGGCGTGGGCGGCCGTGAAGTGGGCTACATGTTCGGCCAGTTCAAGCGCCTGACCCGCAGCTATGAAGGCGTGCTGACCGGCAAGAACCTGCTCTTCGGCGGTTCCCTGGCCCGTACGGAAGCCACCGGTTACGGCGCTGTGTATTTTGCCCAGAACATGCTGGAAGACCGCGGCGAAAACCTGGAAGGCAAGGTCTGCGCCGTTTCCGGTGCCGGCAACGTGGCTACCTACTGCTGCGAAAAGCTGCTCCAGCTGGGCGCCAGGCCCGTCACCGTGTCCGACTCCCGCGGCATGATCTATGATCCCGAAGGCATCAAGGTCGATGTGCTCAAGCAGGTGAAGGAAGTGGAACGCGCTTCCCTGACCCGCTACGCCGAACTGGTGCCCACCGCCAAGCACACCCCGGTGGCCGAATACCCCGAAGGCCGCAATGCCGTGTGGTCCGTGCCCTGCTTTGCCGCCTTCCCCTGCGCCACCCAGAACGAACTGAACCTGGCCGACGCCAAGACCCTGCTGGCCAACGGCTGCAAGTGCGTGGCCGAAGGCGCCAACATGCCTTCCACCCTGGACGCCGTGCACGCCTTCCTGGAAGCCGGCATCGCCTACGGCCCGGCCAAGGCTGCCAACGCCGGCGGCGTGGCCACCAGCCAGCTGGAAATGCAGCAGAATGCCGGCATGCAGAGCTGGACCTTCGAGACCGTCGACGGCAAGCTGAAGGACATCATGGGCAATATCTACAAGAACGCTGCCGCGACCGCCAAGGAATTCGGCCAGCCCGACAACCTGGTGCTGGGTGCCAACATCGCCGGCTTCCGCAAGGTGGCCGATGCCATGATCGCTCAGGGCGTCTGCTAG
- a CDS encoding cation:proton antiporter, translating into MHFELLDELVIIFLLSIVVNLVCNKIKLTATVGFLLTGVLCGPSLLGIVDSQSISDVAELGVAMLLFTIGMELSGDALSRLKRPVFLGGSLQIGLTVLAVAGLTTLLDGTSLPSGIFWGCLVALSSSAIVLQIFQQKGITSTPTGRLSLAILVFQDIMVAPMMLCVPLLSGHFHMAPLDMLLSVLKVGGILGAVLLAAHLGLNRFMEAVMRTRSRELLFLSTLGTCFGMALLTHSLGLSLSLGAFLAGLMLARSQYSMSVISGIMPYRDVFMSLFFISVGMMLDLSFFLQHVWAILFNTLLFILIKSLLTMPAVLVQGYPLRTAIQTSLSLAQVGEFSFVLAASGLAAGLLNDIGYQSFLALSVITMMLTPFLINLAPRAAALLTRGRGKEAASPEDEQQKTSSLKDHLIIVGFGISGKHLAQVAKESGIPYIILEMNPETVSRYKNKEPISHGDASQPVILEHLGVYTARVLAIIISDPAAVRAITLEARRMNPDLYIVARTRFITEVAPLRRLGANVVIAEEFETSIEVFNQVLTQYLVPRQDIDAFSARLRQQNYRMIRRMSSAADSLESVASRLPEMGVQTMRLEAGSPLCGLSLAQSNLRREHAVTVVAVARGEQDVIASPPADFVMEAGDLLYLFGKTDKLFAVKPVICAAPADPGAAGAQKVPQA; encoded by the coding sequence ATGCATTTTGAACTGCTTGATGAACTGGTCATCATTTTCCTGCTTTCCATCGTCGTCAATCTTGTATGCAACAAGATAAAGCTGACGGCAACCGTGGGATTTCTGCTGACCGGTGTTTTGTGCGGGCCTTCCCTGCTGGGCATCGTGGACAGCCAGTCCATCAGCGACGTGGCGGAACTGGGCGTGGCCATGCTGCTGTTCACCATCGGCATGGAACTGTCCGGCGATGCCCTGAGCCGCCTGAAACGCCCCGTGTTCCTTGGGGGCAGCCTGCAGATCGGCCTGACGGTCCTGGCCGTAGCCGGGCTCACCACCTTGCTGGACGGTACCAGCCTGCCCAGCGGCATCTTCTGGGGCTGTCTCGTGGCCCTGTCCTCTTCGGCCATCGTCCTGCAGATCTTCCAGCAAAAAGGCATCACCAGCACGCCGACGGGGCGCCTGTCCCTGGCCATCCTCGTTTTTCAGGACATCATGGTCGCGCCCATGATGCTCTGTGTGCCCCTGCTGTCCGGGCATTTCCACATGGCTCCCCTGGACATGCTGCTTTCGGTGCTGAAGGTAGGGGGCATCCTCGGGGCCGTGCTGCTGGCCGCGCATCTGGGCCTCAACCGTTTCATGGAAGCGGTCATGCGCACCCGTTCGCGCGAGCTGCTCTTCCTTTCCACGCTGGGAACCTGTTTCGGCATGGCCCTGCTGACCCACAGCCTGGGCCTTTCCCTTTCGCTGGGGGCCTTTCTGGCGGGCCTCATGCTGGCCCGTTCCCAGTACAGCATGAGCGTCATCTCGGGCATCATGCCCTACCGTGACGTGTTCATGAGCCTGTTCTTCATCTCCGTGGGCATGATGCTGGACCTGTCCTTCTTCCTCCAGCACGTCTGGGCCATCCTGTTCAATACCCTGCTGTTCATCCTGATCAAGAGCCTGCTGACCATGCCCGCCGTCCTGGTGCAGGGCTACCCGCTGCGCACGGCCATCCAGACGTCCCTCAGCCTCGCGCAGGTCGGGGAATTTTCCTTCGTGCTGGCCGCCTCCGGTCTGGCCGCCGGCCTGCTCAACGATATCGGCTACCAGTCCTTCCTGGCCCTGAGCGTCATCACCATGATGCTCACGCCCTTCCTCATCAACCTGGCTCCCCGCGCCGCTGCCCTGCTGACCAGAGGACGCGGCAAGGAAGCCGCCAGCCCGGAAGACGAACAGCAGAAGACAAGCAGCCTCAAGGATCATCTCATCATCGTGGGCTTCGGCATCAGCGGCAAGCATCTGGCCCAGGTGGCCAAGGAGTCCGGCATCCCCTACATCATCCTGGAGATGAACCCCGAGACCGTGAGCCGCTACAAGAACAAGGAGCCCATATCGCACGGGGATGCCTCACAGCCCGTCATCCTTGAGCATCTGGGAGTCTATACGGCCCGGGTCCTGGCCATCATCATTTCCGACCCGGCGGCCGTGCGCGCCATCACCCTGGAAGCCCGGCGCATGAACCCCGACCTCTATATCGTGGCCCGCACCCGGTTCATCACCGAGGTCGCCCCGCTGCGCCGCCTGGGAGCCAATGTGGTCATCGCCGAGGAGTTCGAGACCTCCATCGAGGTGTTCAACCAGGTGCTGACCCAGTATCTGGTGCCCCGTCAGGACATCGACGCCTTCTCCGCCCGCCTGCGCCAGCAGAACTACCGCATGATCCGGCGCATGAGCAGTGCCGCGGACAGTCTGGAAAGCGTTGCCAGCCGTCTGCCCGAGATGGGCGTGCAGACCATGCGCCTGGAAGCGGGCTCGCCCCTGTGCGGGCTCAGCCTTGCCCAGAGCAATCTGCGCCGGGAACATGCCGTGACCGTGGTGGCCGTGGCCCGCGGCGAGCAGGACGTGATAGCTTCCCCGCCCGCCGACTTCGTCATGGAGGCCGGCGACTTGCTCTACCTGTTCGGCAAAACGGACAAGCTCTTTGCCGTCAAGCCGGTCATCTGTGCGGCACCCGCCGATCCCGGCGCTGCGGGCGCACAGAAAGTTCCCCAGGCCTGA
- the feoB gene encoding ferrous iron transport protein B: protein MSAEARFDGGQGKMATGALRIALAGNPNCGKTTVFNAYTGARQHVGNYPGVTVDRKEGHVRHGNADITLVDLPGTYSLTAYSMEELVARAELGSGDVQAVINVVDASALERNLLLTVQMMEMGLPVVLVCNMMDEARKAGVHIDMDRLSRMMGIPVVSAVARTGEGLQQALGEAVRLAGQGKRRVLEINYGADIDEGLRAMCGIIRREGLLPKYEPHWIAVKLMEGDAEIRKEVQQAGSAAAAELDAVRRKVAEHIRTAHNISMEAYITDARYGYIRGLLRDGVVRQDAGKDRLALSDKLDKVLTNAFFGPLIMLVVLYGLFYVTIEVGAYPQGWVEDGCAALGEFFAGIIPEGELQSLVVDGIIGGVGGVLSFAPLIVIMFALIAFLEDSGYMARIAYMMDRIFRAFGLHGASVMPYIIAGGIAGGCAIPGAMATRTLRSPKEKLATLLTLPYMSCGAKLPVFLLLAAAFFGDQAPTVMMLVMLSGWVFALLVARLLRSTIIKGEATPFVMELPPYRLPTLFSVLMHCWERTWMYVKKAGTVILAISIIIWAGLTYPKLDEADSARFDTRIEQLTAQLDALPDEDEGRAALEEQITRLEEEKGAAELAYSYAGRLGKAIEPLTLPAGFEWRTDIALLAGVAAKEAVVSTMGTAYSLGDVDPEDAQNLGQLLRSNPNWNKATALSLMLFVLLYSPCFVSLVVIQREAGGWRWLIFSMVFNTLLAFAVSVAAYQIGLVVWD from the coding sequence ATGAGTGCTGAAGCCCGGTTTGATGGTGGTCAGGGAAAAATGGCCACGGGAGCGTTGCGGATCGCTCTGGCAGGCAATCCCAACTGTGGCAAGACCACGGTGTTCAATGCCTATACAGGCGCGCGACAGCATGTGGGCAACTATCCCGGCGTCACGGTGGACCGCAAGGAAGGCCATGTGCGCCACGGCAACGCCGACATCACCCTGGTGGACCTGCCCGGTACCTATTCCCTGACCGCCTACTCCATGGAAGAGCTGGTGGCCCGTGCCGAGCTGGGCAGCGGCGATGTCCAGGCCGTCATCAACGTGGTGGATGCCTCGGCCCTGGAACGCAACCTGCTGCTGACCGTGCAGATGATGGAGATGGGCCTGCCGGTGGTGCTGGTCTGCAATATGATGGACGAAGCCCGCAAGGCCGGGGTGCATATCGACATGGACCGGCTGTCCAGGATGATGGGCATCCCTGTGGTCTCCGCCGTGGCCCGTACCGGAGAGGGCCTGCAGCAGGCCCTTGGCGAGGCGGTGCGCCTGGCCGGGCAAGGGAAGCGCCGGGTGCTGGAGATCAATTACGGCGCGGACATCGACGAGGGGCTGCGGGCCATGTGCGGGATCATCCGGCGTGAGGGCCTGCTGCCGAAGTATGAGCCCCACTGGATCGCCGTGAAGCTCATGGAAGGTGACGCCGAGATCCGCAAGGAAGTGCAGCAGGCCGGCAGCGCCGCCGCGGCCGAACTGGATGCCGTGCGCCGCAAGGTGGCAGAGCATATCCGTACCGCGCACAACATCTCCATGGAAGCCTACATCACGGATGCCCGCTACGGGTATATCCGCGGTCTGCTGCGTGACGGCGTGGTGCGCCAGGATGCCGGCAAGGACCGTCTGGCCCTTTCCGACAAACTGGACAAGGTGCTGACCAATGCCTTTTTCGGGCCGCTCATCATGCTGGTCGTGCTGTACGGCCTGTTCTATGTGACCATCGAGGTCGGTGCCTATCCGCAGGGCTGGGTGGAAGACGGCTGCGCCGCGCTGGGGGAATTTTTTGCCGGCATCATCCCTGAAGGGGAGCTGCAGTCCCTGGTGGTGGACGGCATCATCGGCGGCGTGGGCGGCGTGCTCAGTTTCGCGCCCCTCATCGTCATCATGTTCGCCCTCATCGCCTTCCTGGAGGACAGCGGCTACATGGCGCGCATCGCCTATATGATGGACCGCATCTTCCGCGCTTTCGGCCTGCACGGCGCCTCTGTCATGCCCTATATCATCGCGGGCGGTATCGCGGGCGGCTGCGCCATCCCCGGCGCCATGGCCACGCGTACCCTGCGCAGCCCCAAGGAAAAACTGGCGACCCTGCTGACCCTGCCGTACATGAGCTGCGGCGCCAAGCTGCCCGTGTTCCTGCTGCTGGCCGCGGCATTCTTTGGCGATCAGGCTCCGACGGTGATGATGCTGGTCATGCTGTCGGGCTGGGTCTTTGCCCTGCTGGTGGCCCGCCTGCTGCGTTCCACCATCATCAAGGGCGAGGCGACCCCCTTCGTCATGGAACTGCCGCCCTACCGTCTGCCCACCCTGTTCAGCGTGCTCATGCACTGTTGGGAACGTACCTGGATGTATGTGAAAAAGGCCGGTACCGTGATCCTGGCCATCTCCATCATCATCTGGGCCGGTCTGACCTATCCCAAGCTGGATGAAGCCGATTCGGCCAGGTTCGACACGCGGATCGAGCAGCTCACGGCCCAGCTGGACGCCCTGCCTGACGAAGACGAAGGCCGCGCTGCCCTGGAAGAGCAGATCACCAGGCTGGAAGAAGAGAAAGGCGCCGCCGAGCTGGCTTACAGCTATGCCGGTCGCCTGGGCAAGGCCATCGAGCCCCTGACCCTGCCCGCCGGTTTTGAATGGCGTACGGACATCGCCCTGCTGGCCGGTGTGGCCGCCAAGGAAGCTGTTGTCTCCACCATGGGCACGGCGTACTCCCTTGGTGATGTGGATCCCGAAGATGCCCAGAACCTGGGCCAGCTTTTGCGGAGCAACCCCAACTGGAACAAGGCCACGGCCCTTTCCCTGATGCTCTTCGTGCTGCTGTATTCGCCCTGCTTCGTCTCCCTGGTGGTCATCCAGCGTGAGGCCGGGGGCTGGCGCTGGCTGATCTTCAGCATGGTCTTCAATACGCTGCTGGCCTTTGCCGTCTCCGTAGCAGCCTACCAGATCGGGCTGGTGGTCTGGGACTAG
- a CDS encoding CoA-binding protein: protein MLSFTAIRDVLQRSRSIAIVGAKDRAGQPVDRVGRYLMDKGYTIFPVHPVRKTVWGLTAYPDLASLPRPVDIIDLFRAPRYCPAHAQEVLALPWKPRCFWMQEGIRSTEARALLEPEHILVVEDLCIMVEHTRLLPSPKQF, encoded by the coding sequence ATGCTTTCTTTCACCGCCATCCGGGACGTACTCCAGCGATCCCGCAGCATCGCCATCGTTGGCGCCAAGGACAGGGCCGGCCAGCCCGTGGACAGGGTGGGACGCTACCTGATGGACAAGGGCTACACCATCTTCCCGGTACATCCCGTGCGCAAGACCGTCTGGGGCCTGACGGCCTATCCCGATCTGGCGTCCCTGCCCCGGCCGGTGGACATCATCGACCTTTTCCGCGCTCCCCGGTACTGTCCCGCCCATGCGCAGGAGGTGCTGGCCCTGCCCTGGAAGCCCCGCTGCTTCTGGATGCAGGAAGGCATCCGCTCCACCGAGGCACGGGCCCTGCTGGAACCCGAGCATATCCTTGTGGTGGAAGATCTCTGCATCATGGTCGAGCACACCCGCCTGCTTCCTTCGCCAAAACAATTCTGA
- a CDS encoding nitroreductase family protein — translation MDVFEAIRTRRSIRSFTEEPVSQEDMDRMLEAAMCAPSANNRQPWHFVVIRDREMLRRVAEVHPYAKMAAGAAAAVIICADLNEEKTPGFWVQDCSAATQNFMLAARALNIGTVWCGLHPVEDRARPFREIFHMPESVRPLSLIVLGHTDQEFKAVERFRAERVHNEDW, via the coding sequence ATGGACGTGTTTGAAGCCATCAGGACCCGGCGCAGCATCCGTTCCTTCACTGAGGAACCCGTCAGCCAGGAAGACATGGACCGCATGCTGGAGGCTGCCATGTGCGCCCCCAGCGCCAACAACCGCCAGCCCTGGCATTTCGTCGTGATCCGTGACCGCGAGATGCTGCGCAGGGTGGCGGAGGTCCATCCTTATGCCAAGATGGCGGCAGGGGCGGCCGCAGCCGTCATCATCTGCGCCGACCTGAACGAAGAGAAGACCCCCGGCTTCTGGGTCCAGGACTGTTCGGCGGCCACGCAGAATTTCATGCTGGCGGCGCGTGCCCTGAACATCGGCACGGTCTGGTGCGGCCTGCACCCCGTCGAGGACAGGGCCCGGCCGTTCCGCGAGATCTTCCATATGCCGGAAAGTGTCCGGCCCCTGAGCCTGATCGTCCTTGGGCATACGGACCAGGAATTCAAGGCCGTTGAGCGTTTCCGCGCCGAGCGCGTCCATAACGAGGACTGGTAG
- the trpA gene encoding tryptophan synthase subunit alpha — protein MHILEEKIRAARADGRHALIPFVTFGFPDEKRFWPALVELDESGADIIEIGVPFSDPVADGPVVEEASRRVLSDGVCLARIMEELKLRAGVFRAGIVLMGYLNPFLQYGVEKLAVEAREAGVHGFIIPDLPYEESGEIRRILAAQGLALIALVGPNTSEERMRLYAEVSEGYVYVVSAMATTGQRARMEMQVAETLQRARSVFRLPLALGFGLEQPEQLAGLPPDTLPDAVVFGSALLKHLDAGKSAAQFLARWK, from the coding sequence ATGCATATCCTTGAAGAAAAGATCCGTGCGGCCCGTGCGGACGGGCGCCATGCCCTGATCCCCTTTGTGACTTTTGGTTTCCCCGATGAAAAACGTTTCTGGCCCGCGCTGGTGGAGCTGGACGAGAGCGGGGCGGACATCATCGAGATCGGGGTCCCCTTTTCCGACCCTGTGGCCGACGGGCCTGTGGTGGAGGAAGCCTCGCGCCGGGTCCTGAGCGACGGCGTCTGCCTGGCCCGGATCATGGAAGAGCTGAAATTGCGTGCCGGGGTCTTCCGTGCGGGCATCGTCCTGATGGGCTACCTGAACCCCTTCCTGCAATACGGGGTGGAGAAACTGGCGGTGGAGGCCCGTGAGGCCGGTGTGCACGGCTTCATCATCCCGGATCTGCCCTATGAGGAATCCGGGGAGATCCGCCGTATCCTCGCCGCGCAGGGGCTGGCCCTGATCGCGCTGGTGGGGCCCAATACCTCGGAGGAGAGGATGCGTCTGTATGCGGAGGTCAGCGAGGGCTATGTCTATGTGGTCTCGGCCATGGCGACCACCGGCCAGCGTGCCCGCATGGAGATGCAGGTGGCCGAGACCCTGCAGCGGGCCCGTTCCGTGTTCCGTCTGCCGCTGGCGCTGGGCTTCGGCCTGGAACAGCCGGAGCAGCTGGCCGGCCTGCCGCCGGACACCCTGCCCGATGCCGTGGTTTTCGGCAGCGCGTTGCTGAAACATCTGGATGCCGGCAAATCCGCGGCCCAGTTCCTCGCGCGCTGGAAGTGA
- the trpB gene encoding tryptophan synthase subunit beta, which translates to MKKGYFGEFGGCFVPELLMPPLLEVEAAMRDIMPTQQFQDELQDLLHNYAGRPTPLTFCPRLSEELGFELWLKREDLLHSGAHKINNTLGQALLAKYMGKTALVAETGAGQHGVATAVAAARLGMSCTIYMGAEDVERQAPNVMRMRLLGATVHPVESGSRTLKDAINEALRAWIVSQQTTHYCFGTAAGPHPFPTLVRMFQQVIGQEVREQMLARARRLPDAVVACVGGGSNAIGLFHPFLDDEGVRIIGVEAAGTGEPGCFNSAPLNLGSPGVLHGNRTMLLQNRDGQIEPSHSVSAGLDYPGVGPEHAFLHKTGRVRYVMVRDARALAAFEKLCHAEGILPALESSHALAWVLDHPEEFEPGSKVVVNLSGRGDKDLAIVRKALNLPESGDIC; encoded by the coding sequence ATGAAAAAAGGGTATTTTGGCGAATTTGGGGGATGTTTCGTTCCTGAATTGCTGATGCCGCCGCTGCTGGAAGTGGAAGCGGCCATGCGGGACATCATGCCGACGCAGCAATTCCAGGACGAGCTGCAGGATCTGCTGCACAACTATGCGGGACGGCCCACGCCCCTGACGTTCTGTCCGCGTCTTTCCGAAGAACTGGGGTTTGAACTGTGGCTCAAGCGTGAAGACCTGCTGCATTCCGGCGCCCACAAGATCAACAATACCCTGGGGCAGGCGCTGCTGGCCAAGTATATGGGCAAGACCGCCCTGGTGGCCGAGACCGGTGCCGGACAGCATGGTGTGGCCACGGCCGTGGCGGCCGCACGCCTGGGCATGAGCTGCACCATCTACATGGGGGCGGAAGACGTGGAGCGGCAGGCGCCCAACGTCATGCGCATGCGTCTGCTCGGTGCCACCGTGCATCCGGTGGAAAGCGGCTCGCGCACGCTCAAGGATGCCATCAACGAGGCCCTGCGTGCCTGGATCGTCAGCCAGCAGACCACGCATTACTGCTTCGGCACGGCTGCCGGGCCCCATCCCTTCCCCACGCTGGTGCGCATGTTCCAGCAGGTCATCGGCCAGGAAGTGCGGGAACAGATGCTGGCCCGGGCCCGGCGCCTGCCGGACGCCGTGGTGGCCTGCGTGGGCGGCGGCTCCAATGCCATCGGCCTGTTCCATCCCTTCCTGGATGACGAGGGCGTGCGCATCATCGGCGTGGAAGCCGCCGGTACGGGCGAACCGGGCTGCTTCAATTCTGCGCCGCTCAATCTGGGCAGCCCCGGCGTACTGCACGGCAACCGCACCATGCTGCTCCAGAACCGTGACGGCCAGATCGAGCCTTCGCATTCTGTCTCGGCCGGGCTGGACTATCCCGGCGTGGGGCCGGAGCATGCCTTCCTGCACAAGACGGGCCGGGTGCGCTATGTGATGGTCCGTGATGCCCGGGCCCTGGCCGCTTTTGAAAAACTGTGCCATGCCGAAGGCATCCTGCCCGCCCTGGAATCCTCCCATGCCCTGGCCTGGGTGCTGGATCATCCCGAAGAGTTCGAGCCCGGCAGCAAGGTGGTGGTCAACCTCTCCGGCCGGGGGGACAAGGACCTGGCCATCGTGCGCAAAGCCCTGAACCTGCCGGAAAGCGGGGATATCTGCTAG
- a CDS encoding DUF2325 domain-containing protein, which translates to MCVTLIGGMDRLKQDYIAAARQGGATLKCISRNERNFVDKIGNPDAIIVFTNKVSHEAKRKALLHARSRNIPIHLVHSCGVSSLRDCLSSS; encoded by the coding sequence ATGTGCGTCACTCTCATCGGCGGAATGGACAGACTCAAGCAGGACTATATCGCCGCTGCCCGTCAGGGAGGGGCAACCCTCAAATGCATCAGCCGCAACGAGCGGAATTTTGTGGACAAGATCGGCAACCCTGATGCCATCATCGTGTTCACCAACAAAGTCTCGCATGAGGCCAAGCGCAAAGCTCTGCTGCATGCCCGTTCCCGCAACATCCCCATCCATCTGGTGCACTCCTGCGGCGTGTCCAGCCTGCGTGATTGTTTGTCGTCTTCATAA
- a CDS encoding 3'-5' exonuclease: MMTGRYVALDFETSGYAAHSACAVGLCRIEGGVVTDRFYSLIRPPSSRVLFTHVHGLTWPLLKDAPTFTELWPQLAAFMEGAQALLAHNAGFDRRVLHASCQALGLVQPQLPFLCTLKGARRSLPLASRALDSVCDYFGIPLDHHHAGSDARACAEIYLRLRGLGVTDGQMKL; the protein is encoded by the coding sequence ATGATGACAGGCCGGTATGTGGCCCTTGATTTTGAAACTTCCGGCTATGCGGCCCACAGCGCCTGCGCTGTGGGCCTTTGCCGCATCGAGGGCGGTGTGGTGACGGACCGCTTTTACAGCCTGATCCGTCCGCCGTCCTCCCGTGTTCTGTTCACCCATGTGCACGGCCTGACCTGGCCCCTGCTGAAGGATGCCCCGACCTTCACGGAACTGTGGCCGCAACTCGCTGCTTTTATGGAAGGCGCGCAGGCCCTTCTGGCCCACAATGCCGGCTTCGACCGCAGGGTGCTGCATGCGTCCTGCCAGGCTCTGGGGCTTGTACAGCCGCAGCTGCCTTTTTTGTGCACGCTCAAAGGGGCACGCCGCAGCCTGCCGCTGGCGTCGCGGGCGCTGGACAGCGTCTGTGACTACTTCGGCATCCCGCTGGACCACCATCACGCCGGCTCCGATGCCCGGGCCTGCGCGGAGATCTATCTGCGCCTTCGCGGCCTGGGGGTCACGGACGGCCAGATGAAATTGTGA
- a CDS encoding GNAT family N-acetyltransferase produces the protein MLVGDESEAMIDRYLERGELFVLHDPDARGLCVVTRESGGVAEIKNLAVAAAWRRRGYGKALIEFVCARYASSCHSLQLGTGEVPSTLAFYRACGFVPFDRIPAFFTRNYPRPIVEEGVLLRDMVYLRRRLSAGR, from the coding sequence TTGCTCGTAGGGGATGAGAGCGAGGCCATGATAGACCGTTATCTGGAGCGCGGGGAGCTGTTCGTCCTCCATGACCCGGATGCCCGGGGGCTTTGCGTCGTGACCCGGGAGAGCGGGGGCGTGGCGGAGATCAAGAACCTGGCCGTGGCAGCCGCCTGGCGCAGACGCGGTTACGGCAAGGCGTTGATAGAGTTTGTCTGTGCGCGCTATGCCTCGTCCTGCCACAGTCTGCAGCTGGGCACAGGAGAAGTCCCCTCGACGCTGGCATTTTACCGGGCCTGTGGTTTTGTGCCGTTTGACCGCATCCCTGCGTTCTTCACCCGCAACTATCCCCGGCCCATCGTGGAAGAGGGCGTTCTTTTGCGTGATATGGTGTACCTGCGGCGCCGGCTGTCTGCCGGGAGATGA
- a CDS encoding YkgJ family cysteine cluster protein — MSQETQAFSCKMCGHCCKGKGGIVVSPSDLKRLCATLHMEAEEVIRRFGEYAGSKLKIRVGEDGYCIFFREGKGCIVHEGKPSICKAWPFFRGNIEDPVSLHLAKEFCPGIPKEISHADFAAQGRRYLQENGLLANDGSCEANALILDK, encoded by the coding sequence ATGAGCCAAGAAACCCAGGCCTTTTCCTGCAAGATGTGCGGCCACTGCTGCAAGGGAAAAGGCGGCATCGTCGTCAGCCCGTCAGACCTGAAGCGGCTCTGTGCCACCCTCCACATGGAGGCGGAAGAGGTGATACGCCGGTTCGGGGAATATGCGGGGAGCAAGCTCAAGATCCGCGTGGGTGAGGACGGCTACTGCATCTTCTTCCGGGAAGGCAAAGGCTGCATCGTCCATGAAGGCAAACCGTCCATCTGCAAAGCCTGGCCCTTTTTCCGGGGCAACATAGAAGATCCCGTCAGCCTGCATCTGGCCAAGGAGTTTTGCCCCGGCATCCCCAAAGAGATCAGTCATGCCGACTTTGCCGCCCAGGGAAGACGGTACCTGCAGGAGAACGGCCTGCTGGCCAATGACGGCAGCTGTGAGGCCAATGCCCTGATCCTGGACAAATAA